A genomic segment from Klebsiella africana encodes:
- the cynR gene encoding transcriptional regulator CynR yields MLLRHLSYFIAVAEHRGFTRAAAALHVSQPALSQQIRQLEAMLEVQLFDRSGRRIRLTDAGEIWLEYARRALRDLEEGRRALHDAEDLHHGKLRIAMTPTFTTYMLGPLVEAYYRRYPGVKVLIQEMNQERMEAMLLEDELDVGIAFDDRRSQDIVVQPLLTETLALVVSRAHPLARERDLQLQALNAQPLILLSSEFATREQIDRYCRLHRLEPDVRMEANSIAAVLSVIRSTLLATLLPAAIAGQFDDVVAIALQPALLQRTACLLQRQGAWQSAAAREFIAVAQQIAVTLD; encoded by the coding sequence ATGCTCCTGCGCCATCTTTCCTACTTTATCGCCGTAGCAGAACATCGTGGATTTACTCGCGCCGCCGCGGCGCTCCATGTCTCCCAGCCTGCGCTGTCACAGCAGATCCGCCAGCTGGAAGCGATGCTGGAGGTTCAGCTTTTCGACCGTTCTGGTCGACGTATTCGTCTGACCGATGCCGGAGAGATCTGGCTGGAGTATGCCCGTCGCGCGTTACGCGATCTTGAGGAAGGCCGGCGCGCCTTGCATGACGCAGAAGATCTTCACCACGGTAAACTCCGCATTGCTATGACGCCAACTTTCACTACCTATATGCTGGGCCCGCTGGTGGAGGCGTACTACCGACGCTACCCTGGAGTAAAAGTGCTTATCCAGGAGATGAACCAGGAGCGGATGGAGGCGATGCTGCTGGAGGATGAACTGGATGTGGGGATTGCTTTTGACGACAGGCGATCACAGGACATTGTGGTTCAGCCGCTGCTGACGGAAACGCTTGCGCTGGTGGTGAGCCGCGCGCATCCGCTGGCACGAGAGCGTGACTTGCAACTGCAGGCACTCAACGCCCAGCCGCTAATTTTACTCAGCAGCGAGTTTGCCACCCGTGAGCAGATCGATCGTTATTGCCGCCTTCATCGGCTCGAGCCAGACGTGCGGATGGAGGCCAACTCCATCGCTGCCGTTCTGTCGGTTATTCGAAGCACACTACTTGCAACGCTGCTGCCGGCGGCGATCGCCGGGCAGTTTGATGATGTGGTGGCGATTGCGCTACAGCCTGCGTTGCTGCAGCGCACGGCCTGTTTATTGCAGCGGCAGGGTGCCTGGCAGAGCGCTGCAGCGCGTGAATTCATCGCTGTAGCACAGCAGATCGCAGTCACGCTGGATTAA
- a CDS encoding WbuC family cupin fold metalloprotein, with protein MKQITLSDMQQQSEAAAHAPRLRAHRNFHPELSDPVQRLAIAMEPGTYIRPHRHRHTFELLLPLKGRFVVLNFDDNGVVTNRVVLGETCTALEMEAGTWHTVLSLDAGGMVFEVKQGAYQPLAEIDTMVWAPAEGQPGTAEIMAWYAIAQPGDRFLSMPQ; from the coding sequence ATGAAACAGATCACCCTCAGCGATATGCAGCAGCAGAGCGAAGCGGCGGCCCATGCGCCACGCCTGCGTGCCCATCGCAATTTTCATCCCGAACTGAGCGACCCGGTACAGCGCCTGGCCATCGCCATGGAACCTGGCACCTATATCCGCCCGCACCGGCACAGACATACCTTCGAACTTTTACTGCCGCTGAAAGGCCGATTTGTGGTACTGAATTTTGATGATAACGGCGTGGTCACCAACCGGGTGGTGCTGGGTGAAACCTGTACGGCGCTGGAAATGGAGGCTGGCACCTGGCATACCGTACTGTCACTGGACGCTGGCGGGATGGTATTTGAAGTCAAACAAGGGGCTTATCAACCGCTTGCCGAAATCGACACCATGGTCTGGGCACCGGCTGAAGGCCAGCCGGGTACAGCCGAAATCATGGCATGGTATGCCATCGCGCAACCGGGTGACCGTTTTCTGTCGATGCCGCAATAA
- a CDS encoding helix-turn-helix domain-containing protein: MRSKFLNKIASINNKKELIITSNNPFILTGLASLFTPDFYAVRYIPLQEINKLALNKKSFSVAIVLTGALTAAQLAEIIILYRQVEKAKIPTLLFSEIYNHYLSLFTRLAGGYVIYGKQDRTSLPYELSCFMAADRYNDYPSSKRMSDIEAYVLAYTLKGNTVPDISKMLNTAIKTVYTHQRNIMKKLGVKKIKWILIH; the protein is encoded by the coding sequence ATGAGAAGCAAATTCCTTAATAAAATTGCATCTATTAATAATAAAAAAGAGCTGATTATTACCAGTAATAACCCCTTTATACTGACGGGATTGGCATCGTTATTCACCCCTGATTTTTATGCTGTTCGCTACATTCCGCTCCAGGAAATCAATAAATTAGCATTAAACAAAAAATCATTTTCTGTCGCGATAGTATTAACTGGAGCGTTGACTGCCGCCCAACTTGCTGAAATCATCATACTTTACCGACAGGTGGAAAAGGCCAAGATACCCACCCTTCTATTTTCGGAGATATACAACCATTATCTTTCTTTATTCACCCGATTAGCCGGCGGGTATGTGATATACGGTAAGCAAGACAGAACCTCTCTTCCATATGAACTAAGCTGCTTTATGGCAGCTGACCGTTATAATGATTATCCATCATCAAAGCGTATGAGTGATATCGAAGCATATGTATTAGCATACACGCTGAAAGGGAATACTGTCCCCGATATATCTAAAATGCTCAACACTGCGATTAAAACGGTTTATACCCATCAGCGTAATATTATGAAGAAGCTTGGCGTAAAAAAAATAAAATGGATACTCATTCACTAA
- a CDS encoding fimbrial protein → MKYFILLIMIFFSTSTLALECHKDSISGSTSELVNIGSVKIPNNVPDGTIVWRSEVLTNNFVCWSTTSKTDEYVYIYTYPEVSGSAVMPEGVAFGIIYDGVDLGTNSDKTQTSLYFTKSEKGSKYAKTLTMSYQIYIKKTANLTSSIVFDTDEIAVFQLDGVGGINNNAGLNYRYTLTGLTNFVALECSANIPEVTDVDFGELKPWNSTGSVITRKDFSLAVSRTCDAPFSLDALFTPTGTVVNNDSVDLGNGALLKIYDPDTGNYLIFNDLTDFVDLTTSKSQTKTYQAVLVSNGEAKTGEFESNIIFTVNYK, encoded by the coding sequence GTGAAATATTTTATATTGTTAATAATGATTTTTTTCAGTACGTCTACGCTGGCACTGGAGTGTCATAAAGATTCCATATCAGGAAGTACCAGCGAACTGGTTAATATTGGTAGCGTAAAAATCCCCAATAACGTACCTGATGGCACTATCGTATGGCGTTCAGAAGTATTAACTAACAATTTTGTTTGTTGGTCAACAACATCTAAAACTGATGAGTATGTATATATTTATACATACCCGGAAGTCAGTGGCAGCGCGGTAATGCCTGAAGGGGTTGCGTTTGGTATTATATATGATGGCGTTGACTTAGGAACCAATAGTGACAAAACGCAAACAAGTTTATACTTTACCAAAAGCGAAAAAGGGAGTAAGTATGCTAAAACCCTAACAATGAGCTATCAAATTTATATCAAAAAAACTGCTAACTTAACCAGCAGCATCGTTTTTGATACTGATGAAATAGCAGTTTTCCAACTCGATGGTGTTGGTGGTATTAATAACAATGCCGGACTTAACTATCGTTATACGCTTACAGGGTTAACCAATTTTGTTGCTCTTGAATGCAGTGCAAATATTCCCGAAGTTACCGATGTCGATTTTGGCGAGCTAAAACCCTGGAACAGCACGGGTTCTGTTATTACCAGAAAGGACTTTTCACTTGCAGTTTCGCGTACCTGTGATGCGCCTTTTTCGCTTGATGCACTTTTTACACCGACTGGTACTGTCGTTAACAACGATAGCGTTGACCTGGGCAATGGTGCATTGCTAAAAATATACGATCCTGATACTGGTAATTATCTTATCTTTAACGACCTTACGGACTTTGTTGATCTGACAACTTCGAAAAGCCAGACAAAAACTTACCAGGCTGTTCTTGTCAGTAACGGTGAAGCAAAAACTGGTGAGTTTGAGTCAAACATTATATTTACGGTAAACTATAAGTAA
- a CDS encoding fimbrial protein: protein MNYGRCRLTLMMLLFVGTHLAHATSDLEYQGFKGNINFQGVIQEAGCTLDFDSDEQLIMIGESNSREIFHEVPNSLVIHLTNCERRDNNAFDDTSELKTTWSGGTLMTITLDGETLPDDPTVFMLHPRESHMGLKILDDDSNQILPDIHSHVIRTDKGGNRIRLSSQVVRGEGLDHYRGPLTGTLTFHLKYY, encoded by the coding sequence ATGAACTACGGCAGATGCAGACTGACACTGATGATGCTTCTGTTTGTCGGAACGCATCTGGCGCACGCGACCAGCGACCTTGAATATCAGGGTTTCAAAGGAAACATAAATTTCCAGGGTGTAATACAGGAAGCCGGTTGCACGCTCGATTTTGACTCAGATGAACAACTTATCATGATTGGAGAATCAAATTCGCGTGAAATATTTCATGAAGTCCCGAATTCTCTTGTCATTCACCTTACAAACTGTGAGCGCCGTGATAATAATGCCTTTGATGATACCAGTGAACTGAAGACGACCTGGAGTGGTGGTACGCTGATGACAATCACCCTTGATGGCGAAACGCTTCCTGATGATCCTACCGTGTTCATGTTACACCCACGGGAGAGTCATATGGGACTGAAAATACTGGATGATGACAGTAATCAGATCTTACCCGATATACACAGTCATGTGATTCGAACGGATAAAGGAGGAAATCGCATCCGTCTGAGCTCTCAGGTTGTTCGTGGGGAGGGATTGGATCATTACCGCGGGCCTTTAACGGGAACATTAACTTTTCATTTAAAGTATTATTGA
- a CDS encoding fimbrial biogenesis chaperone: MNTIAKKIPVLLTSGLFFISATGLAAVNLDRTRLIYNAADKSTAITLTNESKTLPYLAQSWVEDDKGKKSDEMLIALPPLQRIEAGDKSQVRIVKGVKAESLPTDRESLFYFNTREVPPKSEKKNVMQVAIQSRIKLFYRPQSIQRSNNFNPEQKITIQTVGNQLTITNPTPYYFTALAVKDSQGNKLKEVDGEMVAPFSDRKVSVAGLRLGQRISLSYINDFGGVISMLYRCENNICKFEKNNEG; encoded by the coding sequence ATGAATACTATTGCAAAAAAAATACCTGTATTGTTGACATCAGGACTGTTCTTTATATCGGCTACAGGACTGGCAGCTGTAAACCTGGATCGAACACGGCTTATTTATAATGCTGCCGATAAATCCACGGCTATAACATTGACTAATGAAAGTAAAACATTGCCTTATCTTGCTCAATCTTGGGTTGAGGATGACAAAGGGAAAAAATCGGATGAGATGCTGATCGCCCTGCCCCCTCTGCAACGTATAGAAGCAGGCGATAAAAGTCAGGTTCGGATCGTTAAAGGTGTAAAAGCTGAAAGCCTCCCCACCGATCGTGAGTCGCTTTTCTATTTTAATACGAGAGAAGTGCCGCCAAAAAGTGAGAAAAAAAATGTTATGCAAGTAGCGATTCAGAGTCGAATTAAACTTTTCTATCGCCCACAGTCCATACAGCGTAGCAACAACTTTAATCCAGAGCAAAAAATTACGATTCAGACCGTTGGTAATCAACTCACAATAACAAATCCAACCCCTTACTACTTCACCGCTCTGGCAGTTAAAGATAGTCAGGGAAATAAACTGAAAGAGGTGGATGGTGAGATGGTTGCCCCATTCTCTGATCGGAAAGTCTCTGTCGCAGGGCTACGTCTCGGGCAACGCATATCACTTTCATACATTAATGATTTCGGTGGTGTGATATCAATGTTATATCGCTGTGAGAATAATATTTGCAAATTTGAAAAAAATAATGAGGGATAA
- a CDS encoding fimbria/pilus outer membrane usher protein, which yields MMPDNISLLNFRYSPVKISLIIAALSTASQPARAIEFATGILNMDDNDKVNLKKFERAGYIAPGKYRLSVSLNNNLLHDDVDIIFVSVGGNENARPCLPVELVDAMAIKPEHLNNIISHNGCIYVEDIDSVTTTTNLSKSALNVSVPQAFLQYSDSNWTPPSRWDNGIPGFMLDYDIAASKINYKHSNNTQDYSSYGTAGVNVGPWRIRGNYQYSNYKRGNQRDTNFDWTQLYLYRSFNEQGLKLQAGQVYLNSSLYDSFRYNGLSVQSDERMLPPALRGYAPQVSGIAKTNARVKITQKGRTLYETNVPPGPFVISDLNQAVQGLLDVAVEEEDGSVQYFQVNTASIPFLTRQGSMRYKLFSGKPVYNTGNRYIGPEFMSGEISWGAFNNTSLYGGFIATNQNYQAATAGIGQDLHLLGALSMDVTRAQSKLEQQNTKSGYSYRVNYARQFTSTGSQISFMGYRFSDSNYLSMSDYLDYLKINKLYQRDRETYTVMGNQHIPWVDVNTYLSYTHRNYWYGDSSNSMSLSMTRNFNAFDLRNITGTLSVSKTRYRESDDRQIYFGISMPIGTGQQISYDSQYGEGNRSHTVSYYNSSERDRSYRLSAGGRDTDISSGSALVRGSYRQRTQSGAFNVNASQKNRAYRSVSADWNGSVTITPYGAALSESLGGETPRMLISAHGVSDVPFNAGNAKTNRFGIAVIPGGSSFESNSYAVDIRRLPENVEMEKSIFQSTLTEGAIGYKSLPVNKGYRVMATITLADGTAPGFGSPVTDTVSGRELGIVGTGGQAYLSGIDDNATAIVDLGNGKICNIHFPQLNGAALTTLLLPCQ from the coding sequence ATGATGCCTGATAACATATCCTTACTGAACTTCAGATATTCGCCTGTTAAAATCAGTTTAATTATTGCGGCTCTGTCTACAGCATCTCAACCAGCCAGAGCCATAGAGTTTGCCACTGGCATTCTTAATATGGATGATAACGACAAAGTCAACCTTAAAAAATTCGAACGAGCTGGTTATATCGCTCCTGGTAAGTATCGATTATCAGTTTCACTGAATAACAACCTCTTACATGATGACGTTGATATCATTTTCGTTTCCGTAGGCGGAAACGAAAATGCGAGACCATGCCTGCCTGTTGAGTTGGTTGATGCCATGGCCATTAAACCTGAACATTTAAACAACATAATATCGCATAATGGGTGCATATATGTTGAAGACATTGATTCGGTTACCACGACAACTAACCTGTCCAAGTCCGCATTGAATGTCTCTGTACCTCAGGCATTTTTACAATATAGTGACAGTAACTGGACACCTCCTTCACGCTGGGACAATGGTATTCCAGGGTTTATGCTTGATTATGACATTGCTGCGAGCAAAATTAATTATAAACACAGCAATAATACACAAGATTATTCCAGCTATGGTACCGCCGGAGTAAATGTTGGGCCGTGGCGTATACGTGGTAATTACCAGTACTCAAACTATAAAAGAGGCAATCAGCGTGATACCAACTTTGACTGGACACAGCTCTACCTGTATCGTTCCTTCAATGAACAAGGTCTGAAATTACAGGCGGGACAAGTCTATCTAAATTCAAGTCTGTACGATTCGTTTCGATATAACGGTTTATCTGTTCAGAGTGATGAACGCATGCTGCCACCCGCCCTCCGCGGTTATGCACCACAGGTTAGCGGTATCGCTAAAACCAATGCTCGTGTAAAGATCACACAGAAAGGCCGCACTCTCTATGAAACGAATGTACCACCGGGACCTTTTGTCATTAGCGATTTAAATCAGGCAGTACAGGGTCTTCTGGATGTAGCCGTCGAGGAGGAAGACGGGAGCGTACAATATTTCCAGGTCAATACAGCGAGCATTCCTTTTCTGACACGACAAGGTTCCATGCGCTATAAGTTATTTTCTGGTAAACCAGTTTACAACACGGGCAACCGCTATATTGGTCCTGAATTTATGAGTGGTGAGATTTCGTGGGGCGCATTTAATAATACCTCTCTCTATGGCGGTTTTATAGCAACGAATCAAAACTACCAGGCTGCGACTGCAGGTATCGGGCAGGATTTACACTTGCTCGGTGCTCTTTCTATGGATGTCACTCGGGCGCAGAGCAAGCTTGAACAGCAGAATACAAAATCCGGATACAGCTATCGTGTTAATTATGCTCGTCAATTTACAAGTACGGGTAGTCAAATCTCTTTTATGGGCTATCGGTTTTCAGACAGTAATTACCTGTCCATGAGTGATTATCTTGACTATCTGAAGATTAACAAACTTTATCAGCGAGATCGCGAAACCTATACCGTCATGGGTAATCAACATATTCCATGGGTGGACGTGAATACCTATCTGTCATATACCCATCGTAATTACTGGTACGGGGATAGTTCCAACAGTATGTCACTTTCTATGACAAGAAACTTTAACGCCTTTGATTTACGCAACATCACAGGCACGTTGTCCGTGTCTAAAACACGTTACCGGGAATCAGATGACAGACAGATTTACTTTGGTATAAGCATGCCAATTGGTACGGGTCAACAAATCAGTTATGACAGCCAGTATGGTGAAGGCAATCGCTCACATACCGTTTCCTACTATAACTCCAGTGAGCGTGATCGTTCCTATCGTCTCTCAGCAGGGGGGCGGGATACAGACATCAGTTCAGGTAGCGCCCTCGTTCGAGGTAGCTATCGCCAGCGTACACAGAGCGGTGCGTTTAATGTGAATGCCAGCCAGAAAAATCGTGCCTATCGTTCAGTCAGCGCAGACTGGAACGGATCTGTCACCATAACACCTTATGGTGCTGCCTTAAGCGAAAGTCTTGGAGGCGAAACGCCGAGAATGCTGATTTCAGCTCATGGAGTGTCAGATGTGCCCTTCAATGCTGGCAATGCAAAAACAAACCGTTTCGGTATTGCTGTAATACCGGGTGGCAGCAGCTTTGAAAGTAACAGTTATGCCGTCGATATTCGCAGACTTCCGGAAAATGTCGAGATGGAAAAATCCATCTTCCAGAGTACCCTGACGGAAGGGGCGATTGGCTATAAATCTCTTCCGGTAAATAAAGGATACCGTGTGATGGCGACGATTACGCTCGCAGATGGAACGGCTCCTGGATTTGGTTCACCGGTGACAGATACTGTCAGTGGCAGAGAACTCGGTATTGTTGGCACTGGCGGACAGGCCTATTTATCAGGTATCGACGATAATGCAACTGCTATCGTGGATCTGGGTAATGGAAAAATCTGTAACATTCACTTCCCACAACTCAATGGTGCAGCATTAACCACATTACTATTGCCGTGCCAGTAA
- a CDS encoding fimbrial protein → MKNMSLKVMSLAFIMTASSAAFADVNGGGGTIHFTGTVIDAPCSIAPESIEQTVELGSVALSSLKTAGSHSRPATGEIKLVDCTLTSVEGDETTTYSKVGVTFSGTPDATVAALLANDSSAQGVGVRLLDEDGNAIELGSETEYPLGNGATITYQAYVEANGNTVTAGDIRSDATFKLNYK, encoded by the coding sequence ATGAAAAATATGTCCTTAAAAGTAATGTCTCTGGCTTTCATCATGACTGCCTCGTCTGCTGCATTCGCGGATGTTAACGGTGGTGGTGGTACTATTCATTTCACTGGTACTGTTATTGATGCGCCATGTTCAATTGCTCCGGAAAGTATTGAGCAGACTGTAGAGCTCGGTTCTGTGGCATTAAGCTCCCTGAAAACTGCGGGTTCACATTCCCGTCCTGCAACCGGCGAAATCAAACTGGTTGACTGTACTCTGACTTCAGTAGAAGGTGACGAGACCACCACTTATTCTAAAGTTGGCGTAACTTTCTCCGGTACTCCGGATGCAACCGTCGCTGCACTGCTGGCAAACGATTCCAGCGCTCAAGGTGTTGGTGTTCGTCTCTTGGACGAAGATGGTAACGCTATTGAACTGGGTTCTGAAACTGAATATCCATTAGGTAACGGTGCGACCATTACTTATCAGGCTTATGTTGAAGCAAATGGTAATACTGTCACTGCCGGTGATATTCGTTCTGATGCAACTTTCAAACTGAACTACAAATAA
- a CDS encoding winged helix-turn-helix domain-containing protein, producing the protein MIASKVIYDSETGSLSCSGDSSNEEKKITKTANRILTLLIESHGHVVEREYLLEQVWESHGLVSSNGSLNQYISILRKTLTSLTDIEDIIVSIPKVGFIISQDIEILQLEESKILANEISTKAIKKMSLSTRFLLLAIIIALISNIIFFMYSDDNPRYKTAKKLYAIDKCQIQAWANMPENVNKTITKAISEIAPELLEQCSKYPAAIFVSLQKSIYQNEDGIVFLSFCPLRENKITHCNNFYHYKWKQ; encoded by the coding sequence ATGATCGCCAGTAAAGTGATATATGACTCTGAAACCGGGAGCCTGTCTTGTTCCGGGGATAGTAGTAATGAAGAGAAAAAAATCACTAAAACTGCTAACAGAATACTAACTTTATTAATTGAATCTCATGGTCATGTGGTCGAGCGCGAATACCTGCTTGAGCAAGTCTGGGAATCTCATGGTTTAGTCAGCTCTAATGGTTCATTAAATCAATATATAAGCATTTTAAGGAAAACATTAACATCATTAACAGATATTGAAGATATCATTGTATCTATACCAAAAGTTGGCTTTATAATCTCCCAGGATATCGAAATATTGCAATTAGAAGAAAGTAAAATTTTAGCAAATGAAATAAGCACTAAAGCAATAAAAAAAATGTCTTTATCCACGAGATTTTTACTTCTTGCAATTATTATCGCGTTAATTTCAAACATCATATTTTTTATGTATTCTGATGACAACCCAAGATATAAAACCGCAAAAAAACTCTATGCGATTGATAAATGCCAGATTCAGGCTTGGGCCAATATGCCTGAAAATGTTAATAAAACAATAACGAAAGCTATTTCTGAAATAGCGCCGGAATTACTTGAACAATGCTCAAAATATCCTGCAGCCATATTTGTCAGCTTACAAAAAAGCATTTATCAGAATGAAGATGGAATAGTTTTTCTATCATTTTGTCCATTACGTGAAAATAAAATAACTCACTGTAATAATTTTTACCATTACAAATGGAAACAATAA
- a CDS encoding HD-GYP domain-containing protein — protein sequence MQISTQHTLSLINIIVKSIFPDLAMHMQRTAYISLIIAKELNLHKNIIENIYIASNIHDIGFIDKKWSVTAPKDIVESEYITEHEANGVIMLNEISIFEPALTIIEQHHISWDATNPEKYPLECHILHMADAFELFTQSQLDNNISYEDIKINDFIEENNQFPPELITALNKVIKHDILWYRLASAQLEQALVDISPVKKNIISTDDLLEVCQLIAKIIDTYSNFTMSHSIKVAKISRFIADKMELPLESQKQIQIAGYLHDIGKLYIPIHILEKKGRLTASEYSLMRIHSYKTDEMLSQIEPLRNIKHWAANHHERLDGSGYPRGLVAYKLDLPSKILAIADVFTAMAEDRPYRKGMKPERILDIIDEEVQNNRLEKVVFDVLKSNIKSAYSIINKV from the coding sequence ATGCAAATATCTACACAACATACACTAAGCCTTATAAATATTATCGTTAAATCAATTTTTCCTGATTTAGCTATGCATATGCAACGCACTGCATATATATCATTAATTATTGCAAAGGAGCTTAACCTTCATAAAAATATAATAGAAAACATTTACATTGCATCCAATATACACGATATAGGCTTTATTGATAAAAAATGGTCGGTCACAGCACCCAAGGATATCGTTGAGAGTGAATATATTACTGAGCATGAAGCGAATGGTGTGATAATGCTGAATGAAATATCTATTTTTGAGCCAGCGCTAACTATTATCGAACAACATCATATATCATGGGATGCAACCAATCCAGAAAAATACCCTTTGGAATGTCATATTTTGCATATGGCTGATGCTTTTGAGCTGTTCACACAGTCCCAGCTTGATAATAATATATCTTATGAAGATATAAAAATTAATGATTTCATTGAAGAAAACAATCAGTTCCCGCCTGAACTGATTACAGCTTTAAATAAAGTTATAAAACACGATATTTTATGGTATCGCCTTGCCTCTGCACAACTGGAACAGGCACTTGTAGACATCAGTCCAGTCAAAAAAAACATAATCTCAACTGACGATCTGCTGGAAGTTTGTCAGCTAATTGCAAAAATAATCGACACCTATAGTAACTTTACTATGTCTCATAGCATTAAAGTTGCAAAAATATCGCGTTTCATTGCGGACAAAATGGAACTCCCGTTGGAATCACAAAAGCAAATTCAGATCGCTGGTTACCTTCATGACATTGGTAAATTATATATACCTATTCACATACTGGAAAAAAAAGGCAGACTGACTGCGTCTGAATATAGTCTAATGCGAATACACAGTTACAAGACAGATGAGATGCTTTCTCAAATAGAGCCCCTGCGAAACATTAAACACTGGGCAGCAAATCATCATGAACGACTTGATGGCAGCGGATATCCCAGGGGACTGGTAGCATACAAACTTGATTTACCGAGCAAAATACTGGCTATCGCTGATGTTTTTACTGCTATGGCAGAAGATAGGCCCTATCGTAAAGGGATGAAACCAGAAAGAATTCTGGACATTATTGATGAAGAGGTGCAAAATAACCGGCTCGAAAAAGTGGTCTTTGATGTTCTCAAATCAAATATCAAAAGTGCATATTCTATCATCAACAAAGTATAA
- a CDS encoding formate/nitrite transporter family protein — MDELDNNKLKAEDDEREVESEENQRGEEIEVNEDRLPSRAMAIHEHIRQEGEKEMERDALALLWSAIAAGLSMGASLLAKGIFHVKLEGIPGGFLLENLGYTFGFIIVIMARQQLFTENTVTAVLPVMHNPTPGNVGLLMRLWSVVLAGNLIGTAVAAWAFNYMPIFDEPTRQAFVSIAEDVMKNSPTEMFANAIISGWLVATMVWMFPVAGAAKIVVIILMTWLIALADTTHIVVGSVEILYLVFNGNLPWSDFIWPFALPTLAGNICGGTFIFALLSHAQIRNDMSSKRKAEARAQAAEKGKKAGRT, encoded by the coding sequence ATGGATGAACTAGACAATAACAAATTAAAGGCAGAGGATGACGAACGAGAAGTGGAAAGTGAGGAAAATCAGCGTGGTGAAGAGATAGAAGTGAATGAAGATCGCCTTCCCTCGCGGGCGATGGCGATCCATGAACATATTCGCCAGGAAGGGGAAAAAGAGATGGAGCGCGATGCGCTGGCCCTGCTATGGTCAGCGATTGCGGCCGGCCTGTCGATGGGAGCCTCTTTGCTGGCGAAAGGGATTTTTCACGTCAAACTGGAGGGGATCCCGGGCGGTTTTTTGCTGGAAAACCTCGGCTACACCTTTGGCTTTATTATTGTGATTATGGCTCGCCAACAGCTGTTCACTGAAAATACGGTCACCGCCGTTCTGCCGGTGATGCACAATCCTACTCCCGGCAACGTCGGATTACTGATGCGGTTATGGTCGGTAGTACTGGCGGGCAATCTCATCGGCACCGCAGTGGCCGCCTGGGCCTTCAATTATATGCCTATATTTGATGAGCCAACCCGTCAGGCCTTTGTCAGCATCGCCGAAGACGTCATGAAAAATAGCCCGACAGAGATGTTCGCCAATGCGATTATTTCCGGCTGGCTGGTTGCCACCATGGTCTGGATGTTTCCTGTCGCTGGCGCAGCCAAAATCGTGGTGATTATTCTCATGACCTGGCTTATCGCCCTGGCGGATACGACTCATATCGTGGTGGGATCGGTTGAGATCCTTTATCTGGTGTTTAATGGAAATCTGCCCTGGAGCGACTTTATCTGGCCGTTCGCCCTGCCGACCCTGGCGGGAAATATCTGCGGCGGGACCTTCATCTTCGCATTGCTGAGCCATGCGCAGATCCGTAACGATATGAGCAGCAAGCGAAAAGCGGAAGCCCGTGCCCAGGCGGCGGAGAAAGGGAAAAAGGCCGGCCGGACATAA